A window of the Synechococcus sp. M16.1 genome harbors these coding sequences:
- a CDS encoding DOMON-like domain-containing protein, which produces MARSAVMLRQACRLIPFERSIPAGVQISAELVWRREGWLELSYGVLARAAKGIGVLKLPAGLNDGPQQGQRKDELWTTTCFEAFIAAPGEQRYWEVNLAANGDWALYRFDGYRSGQTQQELSTPPTVRLQRGLHQLRLDARIALEPWWTPDVCPDLALTAVIDRGQEGLSHWALRHGPKADFHDRSTFLAA; this is translated from the coding sequence ATGGCGCGTTCTGCCGTGATGCTGCGTCAGGCCTGCCGCCTGATTCCCTTTGAACGGTCCATTCCAGCGGGGGTCCAGATCAGCGCGGAACTGGTGTGGAGGCGCGAGGGTTGGCTGGAACTCAGCTACGGGGTTCTGGCCCGTGCGGCCAAGGGCATTGGCGTCCTGAAGCTGCCGGCAGGGCTGAACGATGGGCCCCAACAGGGGCAGCGCAAAGATGAGCTCTGGACCACCACCTGCTTCGAAGCCTTCATCGCTGCCCCCGGGGAGCAGCGTTACTGGGAAGTGAATCTGGCTGCCAATGGCGATTGGGCGCTCTATCGCTTCGATGGCTATCGCAGTGGACAAACGCAGCAGGAACTGAGCACACCCCCAACGGTGCGGCTGCAACGTGGGTTGCACCAACTGCGGCTCGACGCCCGTATTGCATTGGAGCCCTGGTGGACACCAGACGTCTGCCCAGACCTGGCACTGACAGCCGTGATTGACCGTGGACAGGAGGGGCTGAGCCATTGGGCCCTCCGCCACGGCCCCAAGGCCGACTTTCACGACCGCAGCACCTTTCTTGCCGCCTGA
- a CDS encoding lytic transglycosylase domain-containing protein codes for MRSRNVLVVSAITASLLSGLWLRPKQPQAAAEAVVSKQAVTKPGGKSPVLLPAQASQPKTKDGRQYPLVPADPAELATLLAAVEQALRDPATAAEALPDLGHQQQVIYRVLSTDQPRSQQVVDALPPRWRSVAERHLAARREFVRMSRGRGPTMLPAWRIIQPEPAAKLLSYYRKAEAATGIEWEVLAAVNLVETGMGRIDGISVANAQGPMQFLPTTWAEPGIGAGNIRDPHDAIQAAARYLVRRGGLQDIRRGLWGYNNSDYYGRAVLLYASLMKENPAAYTGLYHWEIHFNAAAGDLWLPVGYNQPQRITVEQHLQANPASRSPNG; via the coding sequence ATGCGCAGCCGCAATGTGCTTGTTGTCTCAGCCATCACGGCAAGCCTGCTGAGCGGGCTGTGGCTGAGACCAAAACAGCCGCAGGCCGCAGCCGAAGCGGTTGTTTCCAAGCAAGCTGTCACCAAGCCAGGGGGGAAATCACCTGTGCTGCTTCCTGCCCAGGCCAGCCAACCGAAAACCAAAGATGGCCGGCAGTACCCCCTTGTGCCCGCTGATCCAGCCGAGCTGGCAACACTGCTGGCGGCCGTTGAACAGGCGCTGAGGGATCCCGCCACAGCGGCCGAGGCCCTGCCCGATCTCGGCCACCAACAACAGGTGATCTACCGGGTCTTGTCGACGGACCAACCCAGATCTCAGCAGGTCGTTGACGCGTTACCCCCGCGCTGGCGCAGCGTGGCGGAACGCCACCTGGCAGCACGGCGTGAATTCGTTCGCATGAGCCGCGGCCGTGGACCGACGATGCTCCCCGCCTGGCGGATCATCCAGCCCGAACCAGCGGCGAAGCTGCTCAGCTATTACCGCAAGGCCGAGGCAGCGACAGGAATCGAATGGGAGGTTCTGGCGGCCGTGAACCTCGTGGAAACCGGAATGGGACGCATCGATGGCATCTCCGTAGCCAATGCCCAGGGCCCGATGCAGTTCCTGCCCACCACCTGGGCCGAACCCGGTATTGGCGCCGGGAACATCCGCGATCCCCACGACGCCATCCAGGCAGCAGCGCGTTACCTGGTGAGGCGGGGCGGACTGCAGGACATTCGCCGCGGCCTCTGGGGCTACAACAACAGCGATTACTACGGCCGCGCCGTGCTGCTCTATGCCTCACTGATGAAGGAGAACCCTGCGGCCTACACCGGCCTGTATCACTGGGAGATCCACTTCAACGCAGCGGCCGGTGATCTTTGGCTGCCGGTGGGTTACAACCAACCGCAGCGCATCACGGTTGAGCAGCATCTGCAGGCCAACCCAGCCAGCAGATCACCAAACGGGTGA
- a CDS encoding O-acetylhomoserine aminocarboxypropyltransferase/cysteine synthase family protein, whose protein sequence is MSHRFETLQLHAGQSPDSATNARAVPIYQTSSYVFNDAEHGANLFGLKEFGNIYTRLMNPTTDVFEKRVAALEGGVAALATASGQSAQFLAITNCMQAGDNFVSTSYLYGGTYNQFKVQFPRLGIDVRFAEGDDVASFAVQIDDNTKALYVEAMGNPRFNIPDFEGLSALAKEKGIPLIVDNTLGACGALLRPIDHGADVVVESATKWIGGHGTSLGGVIVDAGTFNWGNGKFPLMSQPSAAYHGLVHWDAFGFGSDVCKMLGLPDDRNIAFALRARVEGLRDWGPAVSPFNSFLLLQGLETLSLRVERHTENAMALATWLQDHPAIAHVSYPGLASDPYNAAAKKYLTGRGMGCMLMFSLNGGYDDAVRFIDSLKLASHLANVGDAKTLVIHPASTTHQQLSEAEQASAGVTPTMVRVSVGLEHIDDIKADFEQALAVLS, encoded by the coding sequence ATGTCTCACCGCTTCGAGACCCTGCAGCTACACGCCGGGCAGTCCCCGGATAGTGCAACCAACGCGCGGGCGGTTCCCATCTATCAGACCAGCTCCTACGTCTTCAATGACGCCGAACACGGAGCCAACCTCTTCGGTCTGAAGGAATTCGGGAACATCTACACCCGCCTGATGAACCCCACCACCGACGTGTTTGAAAAACGCGTCGCCGCCCTTGAAGGCGGGGTGGCCGCACTGGCGACAGCCTCAGGCCAGTCGGCTCAGTTCCTGGCGATCACCAACTGCATGCAGGCGGGAGACAACTTCGTTTCAACCTCTTACCTGTACGGCGGCACTTACAACCAGTTCAAGGTGCAGTTCCCTCGCTTGGGAATCGACGTGCGCTTTGCCGAAGGCGACGACGTCGCGAGCTTTGCAGTGCAAATCGACGACAACACCAAGGCGCTCTACGTGGAAGCGATGGGAAATCCCCGCTTCAACATCCCCGACTTTGAGGGTCTTTCAGCGCTTGCCAAAGAGAAAGGTATCCCCTTAATCGTCGACAACACCCTGGGAGCCTGTGGAGCTCTGCTGCGACCAATTGACCACGGCGCTGATGTGGTCGTTGAAAGTGCGACCAAGTGGATCGGGGGCCACGGCACCAGCCTGGGGGGCGTGATCGTGGACGCCGGCACCTTCAACTGGGGCAACGGCAAGTTCCCGTTGATGAGCCAGCCCAGCGCGGCTTATCACGGCTTGGTGCACTGGGATGCCTTTGGCTTCGGCAGTGACGTTTGCAAAATGCTTGGCTTGCCCGATGACCGCAACATCGCCTTCGCCCTGCGGGCCCGGGTGGAGGGCCTGCGGGATTGGGGGCCGGCCGTCAGTCCGTTCAACAGCTTCCTGCTGCTGCAGGGTCTGGAAACCCTGAGCCTGCGCGTTGAGCGCCACACCGAAAACGCCATGGCCCTGGCCACCTGGCTGCAGGACCATCCCGCCATCGCCCATGTGAGCTATCCCGGTCTGGCCAGTGATCCTTACAACGCTGCCGCGAAGAAATACCTGACAGGCCGTGGCATGGGATGCATGCTGATGTTCTCCCTCAACGGTGGCTACGACGATGCGGTTCGCTTCATCGACAGCCTCAAGCTGGCCAGCCACCTCGCCAACGTGGGCGATGCCAAAACGCTTGTGATTCACCCCGCGTCCACGACACACCAACAACTCAGTGAGGCGGAACAAGCTTCGGCTGGCGTAACCCCCACGATGGTGCGGGTCTCCGTGGGACTCGAGCACATCGACGACATCAAGGCCGACTTCGAACAGGCCCTCGCCGTTCTCAGCTGA